CGGCGAACGCGGGCATCAGCGGGCGCAGCATCGACTGGGCGTTTCTCAATCCCAAGGCCGGTGTGACCCTCTCGCTGCGTCCCGGTCTGTCGGCGTTCGCCAGCTATGGCATCACGAGCCGCGAGCCGGCGCGCAGTGATCTGTTTGCCGGCGAAGACGATCTGAACGCCGACAATGTCGCCGACTTCGGCGATTTCTCCCGCGTGAAGCCCGAACGGCTGCACGACACCGAGCTGGGACTCACGTACACGCATCCGTCGTTCGATCTCGCGGCCAATCTCTACAGCATGGATTTCCGCAACGACCTGGCGCGCATCGGTGCACCGACGGCCTCCGGCGCGATTCCGCGGCGCAGCGTGGGGAGCAGCTATCGCCGCGGAATCGAGCTCGACGCCACTTATCGGGGTATCGAGAAAGTGGTGCTGGCCGGTAACGCCACGTGGAGCGACAACCGCATCAAGCAGTTCACCGATTCTTCGCGCGGTACACCGGTGGTGCGTCACGATGTGGAGCCGATGCTGACGCCGAAGTTCATCACGACCCACCGCGTCGAACTGCTGCCCACCCCGCGTCTGGGGTTCAGCGTGGAGGGGCGCTATCAGTCGCGGGCATTTCTCGACAACACGAGCAGTGCCGATCGGGTGCTGCCCGATTACTACACGGTCGATGCGTCGGCCCGAACGACGGTGCGGGACTTCACGCTCACCGTGCGTGGTGTGAATCTCGGCGACACGCGGAAGTTCGGTAGTGGCGCGGTGTCGGGGTCGGGCAAGGTGCGCTACTTCGTGCTGCCGGCGCGGGCGGTGTTCGTGACGCTCGGGTATTCGTTCTAGCCGCGGATCAGGCGGGTTTTTTGCCGCGGATGACGCGGAAACCGCGCGGAAACAACACGGATCAATTCATGGTTGATCTCTCTTCCCGAGTCACACCGCATCTCCAATGTGCTCGGGATCAAATCCGTGTTGTTTCCGCGCGGTTTCCGCGTCATCCGCGGCAAAAAAGCCCGTGATCCGCCTAATCCGCAGCCCCCAGACCCGCCTCCGCAGTCAGCGCCACCGACCGCAATCGCGCGGCGTGTTCATAGATCATCGACACCACGATCAGTTCGTCGGCTCCGGTTTCTTCCACCAACGCCTGCAAGCCGGCGCGGACGGTCTCCCGCGACCCCACGATCGAGCGCGCCAGCATGCGGCCGACCTGCGCCTTCTCGAGCGGCGTCCAGTAGGTCTCGATGTCGTCTATGGGAGGTTGGGCCAGACCGCGGGCGCCGCGGAAGATGTTGGTGAACGCCATCTGCTGCGTCGTGGCGAGACGGCGGGCCTCCGCGTCGGTATCGGCCGCGATGACGTTCACGCCCACCATTGCGTACGGACGATCGAGCTGGTGTGATGGCTTGAAACGTTCGCGATAGAGGCGCAGCGCCGGCAGCAGTTCGTCGGGCGCGAAGTGCGATGCAAACGCGTAGGGCAATCCCAGCTCCGCCGCGAGCACGGCGCCGAAATGACTGGAGCCGAGTATCCAGAGCGGAATCTCCGTACCGGCGGCCGGCACGGCGACGATCCGCTGGCCGGGCGCGACCGGGGCGAGCCAGGATTGCAGTTCCAGTACGTCCTGCGGAAAATGCTCGGCGGCCTCGGGGGGGCGACGCAGTGCACGCAACGTCTGCGGATCGGTACCCGGTGCCCGCCCAAGTCCCAGATCCACGCGCCCCGGAAACAGTCGTTCGAGTGTGCCGAACTGCTCGGCGATCACATAGGGCGCATGGTTGGGCAGCATGATGCCGCCCGCCCCGATGCGGATGGTGTGTGTGCCGGCCCCGATGTGCGCGAGCACCACCGACGTGGCGGCGCTCGCGATCCCGGGCATGTTGTGATGTTCGGCCACCCAGATGCGACGGTACCCGAGACGCTCGGCATGAATGGCCAGATCACGGGCGTTGTCGAGCGCACCGCGGGCATCGGTGTCCTGCGTGACCGATACCAATTCGAGAATGGACAGCGGGATGTTCACCCGATCACTCGGCCGGACGTTCGCGCATCGCCTTCAGAGCCACGGCCCACTTGTGGAGCTCGTCGAACATGGCCGTGGTGCCCTTGCTCATCGGTTCGTTCGGACGGAAGACTTTGTCCTCGCCGATGAACTGCGTGACCATGGGGATGGGCACCGATGCCTGCAGCGGCATCATGTTGACGTTGCTGATCAGCAGACGGAGCTGCTGTGTGGACCGAAGACCGCCCGAGATACCGCCATAGCTGACGATGGCGGCGGGCTTCTCGGCCCACTCCTTGATCAGAAACTGAATGGCATTGACGAGCGTGGCCGGCGGGAAGTAGTCGTACTCGGGTGTCACGAACACGAAGGCATCGGACGAGGCCACGAGCGCGCTCCAGCGCTTCGTATGCTCGTGTTCGTATTGCTGGAACCGGGGGTGCGCCGGCTCGTCGAGAAATGGCAGGGCGATGTCGGCCAGATCGACGAGCTCGACCTGGAACTTGCCATGATCACGCGCGAACTGATCGACCCAGTGCGCGACGGTGGGGCCGACACGGCCGGGCCGCGTGCTGCCAATGATGATCGTGAGCTTGAGAGACACGGGTCGGGAAGTGGGCATGGTCGGGAACGGTCCGCGTTCGGTGAACGGGGTGAACATCGGGATCACCCTGCATGCTGGTGACCTGTCTCGAACCTGCCAAGTCCAGACCCGGAATCCCGCCCACCGTTCCCTCCCCGCTTCGTCACCGCTCCACGAT
The sequence above is drawn from the Gemmatimonas aurantiaca genome and encodes:
- a CDS encoding LLM class flavin-dependent oxidoreductase, translated to MNIPLSILELVSVTQDTDARGALDNARDLAIHAERLGYRRIWVAEHHNMPGIASAATSVVLAHIGAGTHTIRIGAGGIMLPNHAPYVIAEQFGTLERLFPGRVDLGLGRAPGTDPQTLRALRRPPEAAEHFPQDVLELQSWLAPVAPGQRIVAVPAAGTEIPLWILGSSHFGAVLAAELGLPYAFASHFAPDELLPALRLYRERFKPSHQLDRPYAMVGVNVIAADTDAEARRLATTQQMAFTNIFRGARGLAQPPIDDIETYWTPLEKAQVGRMLARSIVGSRETVRAGLQALVEETGADELIVVSMIYEHAARLRSVALTAEAGLGAAD
- a CDS encoding NADPH-dependent FMN reductase, coding for MSLKLTIIIGSTRPGRVGPTVAHWVDQFARDHGKFQVELVDLADIALPFLDEPAHPRFQQYEHEHTKRWSALVASSDAFVFVTPEYDYFPPATLVNAIQFLIKEWAEKPAAIVSYGGISGGLRSTQQLRLLISNVNMMPLQASVPIPMVTQFIGEDKVFRPNEPMSKGTTAMFDELHKWAVALKAMRERPAE